From Vogesella sp. XCS3, the proteins below share one genomic window:
- a CDS encoding cytochrome c produces MKRNMLLAIAAATFAASAMASTPAAPAKGDPVKGKAIVDQVCAACHGADGNSVASANPTLAGQHAKYIESQLKAFKSGERKNPIMMGMATPLTPADMANVAAYFSSQKVKPREAADKSQMPLGKKIYTAGNPATKVPACMACHGPAGKGYPDQYPAVGSQHAAYIAKQLADFKAGTDRKNAVMHDIAMRLTDAEVKAVSEYMSGLR; encoded by the coding sequence ATGAAACGTAACATGCTGTTGGCTATCGCTGCTGCTACCTTTGCAGCCAGTGCTATGGCCTCCACCCCGGCAGCGCCTGCCAAAGGCGACCCGGTCAAGGGCAAAGCCATCGTTGACCAGGTATGTGCTGCCTGTCACGGTGCGGACGGCAACAGCGTGGCTTCTGCCAACCCGACGCTGGCCGGCCAGCACGCCAAATATATCGAAAGCCAGCTGAAGGCTTTCAAATCCGGCGAGCGCAAGAACCCGATCATGATGGGTATGGCCACACCGCTGACCCCTGCTGATATGGCCAACGTGGCCGCGTATTTCAGCAGCCAGAAAGTAAAACCGCGTGAAGCGGCCGACAAGAGCCAGATGCCGCTGGGCAAAAAGATCTACACTGCAGGCAACCCGGCTACCAAAGTACCGGCCTGTATGGCTTGCCACGGCCCGGCAGGTAAAGGCTACCCGGATCAGTACCCGGCAGTAGGCAGCCAGCACGCAGCGTATATCGCCAAGCAGCTGGCCGACTTCAAGGCAGGCACCGATCGCAAGAACGCCGTGATGCACGATATCGCGATGCGTTTGACCGATGCCGAAGTGAAGGCCGTATCCGAATACATGTCCGGTCTCCGTTAA